GCCACGGCGTTCCAGCCGCCTTTGGAAAGCGAATTGCCCGACAATGCCTACGGCAAGCTGGTGATGCAGGGCTATGCGTTGTTCGTCGATACCAAGCGTTTGGCGCCACAGTTTGTCGGCAACGGCCTTAACTGCAGCAACTGCCACTTGGATCAGGGGCGTTTGGCCAATTCGGCGCCGCTGTGGGGCGCATACCCGATGTACCCCGCCTATCGAAAGAAGAATGACAAGGTCAATACCTTCGCCGAACGCTTGCAGGGTTGTTTCCAGTTCAGCATGAACGGCGGCAAGCCGCCGGCAGCCGACAGCCATGAGATTACCGCGCTGTCGACTTATGCCTACTGGCTGGCGAGCAAGGCACCCTTGGGCGTGGAGTTGCCGGGGCGCGGCTATCCCGAGGTGCCACAGCCGGCCAAAGGCTACAACCTGGCGCAAGGTGCCCAGGTGTACAAGGCGCAGTGTGCGGTGTGCCATGGCGGCGAGGGGCAGGGGCAGAAGGTGGGTGACAGCTACGTGATGCCACCGCTGTGGGGTAAGGATTCCTACAACTGGGGCGCGGGCATGCACCGGATCAACACGGCGGCTTCTTTTATCAAGCACAACATGCCGCTGGGCAAGGGCGGGAGCTTGACCGACCAGCAGGCCTGGGACGTGGCGGCCTACGTCAACCGCCATGAGCGCCCACAGGACCCTCGGTTGGTGGACGGCTCGGTGGAGAAAACCCGCGTCAAGTTTCACGCCAATGATGGGGTGAACCTGTACGGGCAAACGGTTGATGGCGTGCTGATTGGCCAAGGCATCCGTTAAACTATTGCCTGAACACAAAAAATGCCGCTCAAACCCCGGGGTTTGAGCGGCATTGTCATTCTGGAAAACCAATTATGAAACGTGCACATGTCAAAGAGCGGCATGCAGAGGGTCACATCTCTGCGACCCATGTGATTCAAAATCCGGCCAATTCAGGGGAGTGGATCGTATTCTTCAAGAAAAGCGGCGGGCGCAGCTTTTTCCTGGTGGATGATCATGACGAGGTCGAATCCTTTGAGAAGCTGGATGACTTGATCGACACCATCCGC
The Pseudomonas hygromyciniae genome window above contains:
- a CDS encoding c-type cytochrome, which codes for MKNLSFAPVFAVLISVPTWAAPIAMEDQSQLKVPAAVPAATAFQPPLESELPDNAYGKLVMQGYALFVDTKRLAPQFVGNGLNCSNCHLDQGRLANSAPLWGAYPMYPAYRKKNDKVNTFAERLQGCFQFSMNGGKPPAADSHEITALSTYAYWLASKAPLGVELPGRGYPEVPQPAKGYNLAQGAQVYKAQCAVCHGGEGQGQKVGDSYVMPPLWGKDSYNWGAGMHRINTAASFIKHNMPLGKGGSLTDQQAWDVAAYVNRHERPQDPRLVDGSVEKTRVKFHANDGVNLYGQTVDGVLIGQGIR